One segment of Fusarium oxysporum f. sp. lycopersici 4287 chromosome 7, whole genome shotgun sequence DNA contains the following:
- a CDS encoding asparagine synthetase, producing MCGIFACHRHPDVEKFKPTALKLAKQIRHRGPDWSGSVIANHTILCHERLSIVGVESGAQPLTNADDSIILAVNGEIYNHRHIRKNLKEQYHFKTTSDCEVIIPLYTEFDTDCPNHLDGMFSFVLYDKKQDRTIAARDPIGITTFYQGWSSKEPGTVYFASELKCLHSVCDKIVAFPPGHVYDSKTGETTRYFKPSWWDPKKVPSNPVDYKVLRHALEKAVRKRLMAEVPFGVLLSGGLDSSLTASIAQREVTRLRKQALEANGNVLPVENPDTGEGLVGVDDDDHLDTLTYLPQLNSFSIGLPGSPDNKAALEVAKFLGTKHHVMTFTIEDGLNALSDVIFHLETYDVTTIRASTPMYLLSRKIKAMGIKMVLSGEGSDEIFGGYLYFHAAPDKEAFHEETVRRVKNLHLADCLRANKSTSAWGLEARVPFLDKEVSSVLLQ from the exons ATGTGTGGCATCTTCGCCTGTCATCG TCATCCTGACGTGGAAAAATTCAAGCCCACGGCCCTGAAGCTCGCAAAGCA AATCCGTCACCGTGGCCCCGACTGGA GTGGAAGCGTGATTGCCAACCACACCA TTCTCTGCCATGAGCGTCTCAGCATTGTCGGTGTTG AGTCCGGAGCCCAGCCCCTGACCAACGCCGACGACAGCATCATCCTCGCTGTCAACGGTGAGATCTACAACCATCGTCACATTCGAAAGAACCTCAAGGAGCAATACCACTTCAAGACCACATCTGATTGCGAAGTTATCATTCCCCTG TACACCGAGTTTGATACCGATTGCCCCAACCACCTCGATGGCATGTTCTCTTTTGTCCTCTACGACAAGAAGCAAGATCGCACAATTGCGGCCCGCGACCCTATTGGTATCACCACCTTCTACCAAGGCTGGTCCTCCAAGGAACCCGGAACCGTTTACTTCGCCTCCGAGCTGAAGTGCTTGCATAGCGTTTGTGATAAGATCGTTGCTTTCCCCCCCGGTCACGTTTACGACTCCAAGACTGGCGAGACGACTCGCTACTTCAAGCCTTCTTGGTGGGACCCTAAGAAGGTTCCCAGCAACCCCGTTGATTACAAGGTTCTCCGACATGCTCTTGAGAAAGCTGTCCGAAAGCGACTCATGGCTGAAGTCCCCTTCGGAGTTCTCCTTTCTGGTGGCCTTGACTCGAGTCTGACAGCATCCATCGCTCAGCGTGAGGTGACCAGACTTCGAAAACAGGCTCTTGAGGCTAACGGCAACGTTCTCCCTGTTGAAAACCCTGACACTGGTGAGGGTCTCGTCggcgttgacgatgatgatcacCTCGATACTCTGACATACCTCCCTCAGCTCAACTCCTTCTCCATCGGACTGCCTGGTTCTCCGGACAACAAGGCCGCACTTGAGGTCGCCAAGTTCCTTGGTACCAAGCACCACGTCATGACCTTCACCATCGAGGATGGTCTCAACGCTCTTTCAGATGTTATCTTTCACCTTGAGACCTACGATGTCACTACTATCCGAGCCTCCACCCCCATGTATCTCTTGTCACGAAAGATCAAGGCCATGGGTATCAAGATGGTTCTGAGTGGAGAGGGAAGTGACGAGATCTTCGGTGGCTACCTGTATTTCCACGCTGCCCCTGATAAGGAGGCTTTCCACGAGGAGACAGTTCGCCGTGTCAAGAACCTGCACTTGGCTGATTGCCTGCGAGCTAACAAGTCCACCTCTGCTTGGGGCCTTGAAGCTCGTGTTCCCTTCCTCGATAAGGAGGTAAGTTCAGTTCTATTGCAGTAG
- a CDS encoding SUMO-conjugating enzyme ubc9, which translates to MALCQNRLQEERKQWRRDHPFGFYAKPQRTKEGVLDVKNWECGIPGKENTIWSGGLFKLTIAFPDGKFVPPLFHPNVYPSGTVCLSILNEEEAWKPAITVKQILLGIQDLLNDPNPESPAQAEAYNLFKRDRAEYEKRVRRTVRENPTP; encoded by the exons ATGGCGCTTTGCCAGAACCGATTACAAGAGGAGAG GAAGCAGTGGCGACGAGACCATCCTTTCGGGTTCTATGCCAAGCCACAGCGTACCAAAGAGGGTGTACTCGATGTCAAAAATTGGGAATGCGGAATCCCTGGCAAAGAGAACACAATTTGGTCTGGTGGACTCTTCAAGCTAACCATTGCTTTTCCTGATG GCAAATTTGTTCCCCCGCTGTTCCACCCCAATGTGTACCCTTCAGGAACTGTCTGCCTGTCCATCCTCAACGAAGAGGAGGCCTGGAAGCCTGCGATCACCGTCAAACAAATCCTTCTTGGTATCCAGGACCTTCTCAACGATCCTAACCCCGAGTCACCTGCCCAAGCGGAGGCATACAACCTCTTCAAGAGAGATCGTGCCGAGTACGAGAAGCGAGTTCGCCGTACGGTTCGCGAGAACCCCACACCTTGA
- a CDS encoding SUMO-conjugating enzyme ubc9, translated as MALCQNRLQEERKQWRRDHPFGFYAKPQRTKEGVLDVKNWECGIPGKENTIWSGGLFKLTIAFPDEYPTKPPKCKDLSTIMCEGRLANKNVGKFVPPLFHPNVYPSGTVCLSILNEEEAWKPAITVKQILLGIQDLLNDPNPESPAQAEAYNLFKRDRAEYEKRVRRTVRENPTP; from the exons ATGGCGCTTTGCCAGAACCGATTACAAGAGGAGAG GAAGCAGTGGCGACGAGACCATCCTTTCGGGTTCTATGCCAAGCCACAGCGTACCAAAGAGGGTGTACTCGATGTCAAAAATTGGGAATGCGGAATCCCTGGCAAAGAGAACACAATTTGGTCTGGTGGACTCTTCAAGCTAACCATTGCTTTTCCTGATG AGTACCCTACAAAGCCCCCCAAGTGTAAAGACCTTTCAACCATAATGTGTGAAGGCCGCCTTGCTAATAAAAACGTAGGCAAATTTGTTCCCCCGCTGTTCCACCCCAATGTGTACCCTTCAGGAACTGTCTGCCTGTCCATCCTCAACGAAGAGGAGGCCTGGAAGCCTGCGATCACCGTCAAACAAATCCTTCTTGGTATCCAGGACCTTCTCAACGATCCTAACCCCGAGTCACCTGCCCAAGCGGAGGCATACAACCTCTTCAAGAGAGATCGTGCCGAGTACGAGAAGCGAGTTCGCCGTACGGTTCGCGAGAACCCCACACCTTGA
- a CDS encoding asparagine synthetase, whose amino-acid sequence MCGIFACHRHPDVEKFKPTALKLAKQIRHRGPDWSGSVIANHTILCHERLSIVGVESGAQPLTNADDSIILAVNGEIYNHRHIRKNLKEQYHFKTTSDCEVIIPLYTEFDTDCPNHLDGMFSFVLYDKKQDRTIAARDPIGITTFYQGWSSKEPGTVYFASELKCLHSVCDKIVAFPPGHVYDSKTGETTRYFKPSWWDPKKVPSNPVDYKVLRHALEKAVRKRLMAEVPFGVLLSGGLDSSLTASIAQREVTRLRKQALEANGNVLPVENPDTGEGLVGVDDDDHLDTLTYLPQLNSFSIGLPGSPDNKAALEVAKFLGTKHHVMTFTIEDGLNALSDVIFHLETYDVTTIRASTPMYLLSRKIKAMGIKMVLSGEGSDEIFGGYLYFHAAPDKEAFHEETVRRVKNLHLADCLRANKSTSAWGLEARVPFLDKEFLETSMNIDPQEKMITKDRLEKYIIRKAFDTSDEPDEQPYLPDNILWRQKEQFSDGVGYGWIDALKDNAEKQVTDEMMKNPKPEWGNDIPDTKEAYWYRCMFDEHFPPHCASTVMRWTPTWSKQTDPSGRYVISLSPELDGRWSKRKHAC is encoded by the exons ATGTGTGGCATCTTCGCCTGTCATCG TCATCCTGACGTGGAAAAATTCAAGCCCACGGCCCTGAAGCTCGCAAAGCA AATCCGTCACCGTGGCCCCGACTGGA GTGGAAGCGTGATTGCCAACCACACCA TTCTCTGCCATGAGCGTCTCAGCATTGTCGGTGTTG AGTCCGGAGCCCAGCCCCTGACCAACGCCGACGACAGCATCATCCTCGCTGTCAACGGTGAGATCTACAACCATCGTCACATTCGAAAGAACCTCAAGGAGCAATACCACTTCAAGACCACATCTGATTGCGAAGTTATCATTCCCCTG TACACCGAGTTTGATACCGATTGCCCCAACCACCTCGATGGCATGTTCTCTTTTGTCCTCTACGACAAGAAGCAAGATCGCACAATTGCGGCCCGCGACCCTATTGGTATCACCACCTTCTACCAAGGCTGGTCCTCCAAGGAACCCGGAACCGTTTACTTCGCCTCCGAGCTGAAGTGCTTGCATAGCGTTTGTGATAAGATCGTTGCTTTCCCCCCCGGTCACGTTTACGACTCCAAGACTGGCGAGACGACTCGCTACTTCAAGCCTTCTTGGTGGGACCCTAAGAAGGTTCCCAGCAACCCCGTTGATTACAAGGTTCTCCGACATGCTCTTGAGAAAGCTGTCCGAAAGCGACTCATGGCTGAAGTCCCCTTCGGAGTTCTCCTTTCTGGTGGCCTTGACTCGAGTCTGACAGCATCCATCGCTCAGCGTGAGGTGACCAGACTTCGAAAACAGGCTCTTGAGGCTAACGGCAACGTTCTCCCTGTTGAAAACCCTGACACTGGTGAGGGTCTCGTCggcgttgacgatgatgatcacCTCGATACTCTGACATACCTCCCTCAGCTCAACTCCTTCTCCATCGGACTGCCTGGTTCTCCGGACAACAAGGCCGCACTTGAGGTCGCCAAGTTCCTTGGTACCAAGCACCACGTCATGACCTTCACCATCGAGGATGGTCTCAACGCTCTTTCAGATGTTATCTTTCACCTTGAGACCTACGATGTCACTACTATCCGAGCCTCCACCCCCATGTATCTCTTGTCACGAAAGATCAAGGCCATGGGTATCAAGATGGTTCTGAGTGGAGAGGGAAGTGACGAGATCTTCGGTGGCTACCTGTATTTCCACGCTGCCCCTGATAAGGAGGCTTTCCACGAGGAGACAGTTCGCCGTGTCAAGAACCTGCACTTGGCTGATTGCCTGCGAGCTAACAAGTCCACCTCTGCTTGGGGCCTTGAAGCTCGTGTTCCCTTCCTCGATAAGGAG TTCCTTGAAACATCGATGAACATCGATCCTCAAGAGAAGATGATCACCAAGGACAGGCTTGAGAAGTACATCATTCGCAAGGCTTTCGACACCTCGGACGAGCCTGACGAACAGCCCTATCTCCCCGATAACATCCTCTGGCGACAGAAGGAACAGTTCTCCGATGGTGTCGGCTACGGTTGGATCGACGCACTCAAGGACAACGCCGAGAAGCAGGTGACAGacgagatgatgaagaaccCCAAGCCTGAGTGGGGTAACGATATTCCAGATACCAAGGAGGC TTACTGGTATCGATGCATGTTTGATGAGCACTTCCCCCCTCACTGCGCGTCGACCGTCATGCGCTGGACCCCCACTTGGTCCAAGCAGACTGACCCCAGTGGCCGGTACGTAATTTCTCTATCCCCAGAGCTGGATGGTCGGTGGTCCAAAAGGAAACACGCTTGCTAA
- a CDS encoding asparagine synthetase → MCGIFACHRHPDVEKFKPTALKLAKQIRHRGPDWSGSVIANHTILCHERLSIVGVESGAQPLTNADDSIILAVNGEIYNHRHIRKNLKEQYHFKTTSDCEVIIPLYTEFDTDCPNHLDGMFSFVLYDKKQDRTIAARDPIGITTFYQGWSSKEPGTVYFASELKCLHSVCDKIVAFPPGHVYDSKTGETTRYFKPSWWDPKKVPSNPVDYKVLRHALEKAVRKRLMAEVPFGVLLSGGLDSSLTASIAQREVTRLRKQALEANGNVLPVENPDTGEGLVGVDDDDHLDTLTYLPQLNSFSIGLPGSPDNKAALEVAKFLGTKHHVMTFTIEDGLNALSDVIFHLETYDVTTIRASTPMYLLSRKIKAMGIKMVLSGEGSDEIFGGYLYFHAAPDKEAFHEETVRRVKNLHLADCLRANKSTSAWGLEARVPFLDKEFLETSMNIDPQEKMITKDRLEKYIIRKAFDTSDEPDEQPYLPDNILWRQKEQFSDGVGYGWIDALKDNAEKQVTDEMMKNPKPEWGNDIPDTKEAYWYRCMFDEHFPPHCASTVMRWTPTWSKQTDPSGRAISTHNAKYDNAA, encoded by the exons ATGTGTGGCATCTTCGCCTGTCATCG TCATCCTGACGTGGAAAAATTCAAGCCCACGGCCCTGAAGCTCGCAAAGCA AATCCGTCACCGTGGCCCCGACTGGA GTGGAAGCGTGATTGCCAACCACACCA TTCTCTGCCATGAGCGTCTCAGCATTGTCGGTGTTG AGTCCGGAGCCCAGCCCCTGACCAACGCCGACGACAGCATCATCCTCGCTGTCAACGGTGAGATCTACAACCATCGTCACATTCGAAAGAACCTCAAGGAGCAATACCACTTCAAGACCACATCTGATTGCGAAGTTATCATTCCCCTG TACACCGAGTTTGATACCGATTGCCCCAACCACCTCGATGGCATGTTCTCTTTTGTCCTCTACGACAAGAAGCAAGATCGCACAATTGCGGCCCGCGACCCTATTGGTATCACCACCTTCTACCAAGGCTGGTCCTCCAAGGAACCCGGAACCGTTTACTTCGCCTCCGAGCTGAAGTGCTTGCATAGCGTTTGTGATAAGATCGTTGCTTTCCCCCCCGGTCACGTTTACGACTCCAAGACTGGCGAGACGACTCGCTACTTCAAGCCTTCTTGGTGGGACCCTAAGAAGGTTCCCAGCAACCCCGTTGATTACAAGGTTCTCCGACATGCTCTTGAGAAAGCTGTCCGAAAGCGACTCATGGCTGAAGTCCCCTTCGGAGTTCTCCTTTCTGGTGGCCTTGACTCGAGTCTGACAGCATCCATCGCTCAGCGTGAGGTGACCAGACTTCGAAAACAGGCTCTTGAGGCTAACGGCAACGTTCTCCCTGTTGAAAACCCTGACACTGGTGAGGGTCTCGTCggcgttgacgatgatgatcacCTCGATACTCTGACATACCTCCCTCAGCTCAACTCCTTCTCCATCGGACTGCCTGGTTCTCCGGACAACAAGGCCGCACTTGAGGTCGCCAAGTTCCTTGGTACCAAGCACCACGTCATGACCTTCACCATCGAGGATGGTCTCAACGCTCTTTCAGATGTTATCTTTCACCTTGAGACCTACGATGTCACTACTATCCGAGCCTCCACCCCCATGTATCTCTTGTCACGAAAGATCAAGGCCATGGGTATCAAGATGGTTCTGAGTGGAGAGGGAAGTGACGAGATCTTCGGTGGCTACCTGTATTTCCACGCTGCCCCTGATAAGGAGGCTTTCCACGAGGAGACAGTTCGCCGTGTCAAGAACCTGCACTTGGCTGATTGCCTGCGAGCTAACAAGTCCACCTCTGCTTGGGGCCTTGAAGCTCGTGTTCCCTTCCTCGATAAGGAG TTCCTTGAAACATCGATGAACATCGATCCTCAAGAGAAGATGATCACCAAGGACAGGCTTGAGAAGTACATCATTCGCAAGGCTTTCGACACCTCGGACGAGCCTGACGAACAGCCCTATCTCCCCGATAACATCCTCTGGCGACAGAAGGAACAGTTCTCCGATGGTGTCGGCTACGGTTGGATCGACGCACTCAAGGACAACGCCGAGAAGCAGGTGACAGacgagatgatgaagaaccCCAAGCCTGAGTGGGGTAACGATATTCCAGATACCAAGGAGGC TTACTGGTATCGATGCATGTTTGATGAGCACTTCCCCCCTCACTGCGCGTCGACCGTCATGCGCTGGACCCCCACTTGGTCCAAGCAGACTGACCCCAGTGGCCG AGCCATTTCCACTCACAACGCCAAATATGATAACGCGGCTTAA
- a CDS encoding mitochondrial outer membrane protein porin — protein MSVPAFSDIAKPANDLLNKDFYHLSATTFEFKDTAPNGVAFKVTGKSSHEKATSAAIEGKYTDKPTGLTLTQTWNTANALDTKIEVADSLAKGLKLEGLFNFLPATAAKGAKFNLHFKQPGFHGRAFFDLLKGPVANVDAVVGHEGFLAGASAGYDANKAALTAYSAAVGYAAPQYSAAITASDNLSVFAASYYHKVNSQVEAGAKATWNSKTGNAVGLEVASKYRIDPVSFTKVKINDRGIAALAYNVLLREGVTLGLGGSFDTQKLDQATHKLGASFTFEG, from the exons ATGTCTGTCCCCGCCTTCTCCGACATTGCCAAGCCGGCCAACGAT CTCCTCAACAAGGATTTCTACCATCTCTCTGCCACGACCTTCGAGTTCAAGGACACCGCCCCCAACGGTGTTGCTTTCAAGGTTACCGGCAAGTCGAGCCACGAGAAGGCTACCTCTGCTGCT ATTGAGGGAAAATATACCGACAAGCCTACCG GCCTGACCCTTACCCAGACCTGGAACACCGCCAATGCTCTCGACACTAAGATCGAGGTCGCCGACTCCCTCGCCAAGGGCCTCAAGCTTGAGggtctcttcaacttcctccCTGCTACCGCCGCTAAGGGAGCCAAGTTCAACCTCCACTTTAAGCAACCCGGTTTCCACGGCCGTGCCTTCTTCGATCTCCTGAAGGGCCCTGTTGCCAATGTCGACGCCGTTGTCGGCCACGAGGGTTTCCTGGCTGGTGCCTCCGCTGGCTATGATGCTAACAAGGCTGCTCTGACCGCCTACAGCGCTGCTGTTGGCTACGCTGCTCCCCAGTACAGCGCTGCCATCACCGCCTCTGACAACCTCAGCGTCTTCGCTGCCTCTTACTACCACAAGGTCAACTCACAGGTCGAGGCTGGTGCCAAGGCTACCTGGAACTCTAAGACCGGCAACGCTGTCGGCCTTGAGGTTGCCAGCAAGTACCGCATCGACCCTGTCTCTTTCACCAAG gtcaagatcaacgacCGTGGTATTGCTGCCCTTGCCTACAACGTCCTCCTCCGAGAGGGCGTCACCCTGGGTCTTGGTGGCTCTTTCGACACCCAGAAGCTCGACCAGGCTACCCACAAGCTCGGTGCTAGCTTCACCTTCGAGGGCTAA
- a CDS encoding aarF domain-containing kinase produces the protein MRRRNVQAELRLRSPCVSTSMWLLTIGDKRYETNTLSSYRTTLNARETIADHDEQESMLKACHKRCAERTLVVLEKNGGIFIKLGQHLSAMNYLLPSEWTNTFIPLQDKCPVSSLESIEDMFRKDTGEELWDYFSDFAPEPIGAASLAQVHLASIKGSNQKVAVKVQHPELEAWAPLDLALTRYTFSTLKRFFPEYDLEWLSSEMDVSLPKELDFQEEANNARRMKEHFAKIPQLPLIIPEVIWAKKRIIVMACEAGSRLDDLDYLDKNGIDRDEVSATLARIFNEMIFGDGAPLHCDPHGGNIAIRKNNARRGLGRGPNFDVILYDHGLYRDIELPLRRSYAKMWLAVIDGDMDRMKKYAHEVAGIEDKDFPLFASAITGRDYSIVSKSGSILETRTADEQKTMSGALQEGLIVDLVQLLSRVPRIILLILKTNDLTRSLDENLQTRQGPIRSFMILARYCTKTVFHEKLEEIGQNGSFLWPFNAVRVFAAWVGFMRVEIKLEAFELWLFTKRMLGLGSLEFSGAALQK, from the exons ATGAGGCGGCGGAACGTACAGGCAGAGTTGCGGTTGCGCTCGCCGTGTGTATCAACGAGTATGTGGTTACTCACCATTGGGGATAAGCGGTACGAAACTAATACGCTGAGTAGTTACCGAACAACATTAAACGCCAGAGAAACGATAGCGGACCATGATGAACAGGAGAGCATGCTAAAGGCATGTCACAAACGATGCGCCGAACGGACCCTCGTTGTGTTGGAAAAGAATGGCGGTATCTTTATCAAACTCGGCCAGCATCTG AGCGCCATGAATTACCTTTTACCATCCGAATGGACAAACACTTTCATCCCCCTGCAGGACAAGTGCCCTGTATCTTCACTTGAGTCGATCGAGGATATGTTTCGCAAGGATACAGGAGAAGAGCTTTGGGACTATTTCTCCGATTTCGCCCCTGAACCAATTGGTGCTGCCTCTCTTGCTCAGGTACATCTGGCATCCATCAAGGGGTCAAATCAGAAGGTTGCGGTCAAGGTTCAACATCCTGAGCTCGAAGCATGGGCACCCCTGGATCTAGCGCTTACCCGGTACACGTTTTCGACTCTGAAACGATTTTTCCCCGAATATGATCTTGAGTGGCTCTCTTCTGAGATGGATGTTTCTCTTCCTAAAGAACTTGACTTCCAAGAAGAGGCTAACAATGCCCGACGTATGAAGGAGCACTTCGCTAAGATTCCACAGCTACCCCTGATTATCCCCGAGGTCATCTGGGCTAAGAAGCGAATCATTGTTATGGCGTGCGAAGCGGGAAGTAGACTCGACGATCTGGACTATTTGGATAAGAACGGTATTGACCGAGATGAAGTATCTGCCACGTTAGCGCGTATCTTCAACGAAATGatctttggtgatggtgcACCCCTGCACTGTGATCCTCACGGTGGCAATATTGCAATCCGCAAGAACAATGCCCGCCGGGGCCTTGGACGAGGTCCTAACTTTGATGTGATTTTATATGATCATGGTCTCTACCGCGACATTGAGCTTCCTTTGCGAAGGTCATACGCCAAGATGTGGCTTGCGGTTATTGATGGCGATATGGATCGAATGAAGAAATATGCACATGAGGTTGCCGGTATAGAGGACAAGGACTTCCCGCTCTTTGCTTCAGCAATTACTGGTCGAGACTACAGCATTGTTAGCAAGTCTGGATCTATCCTCGAGACTCGGACAGCGGATGAGCAAAAGACAATGAGCGGGGCTCTGCAGGAGGGTCTCATTGTCGACCTCGTGCAGCTTCTCAGCCGCGTGCCTCGTATCATCCTTCTAATTCTCAAGACAAATGATCTAACCCGAAGCCTGGACGAGAACCTCCAGACACGGCAGGGTCCCATCCGTTCGTTCATGATCCTCGCACGATATTGCACCAAGACCGTATTCcacgagaagcttgaagagatCGGTCAAAACGGATCATTCCTCTGGCCGTTCAATGCTGTGCGAGTGTTTGCTGCATGGGTTGGTTTCATGCGCGTGGAGATCAAGTTAGAGGCCTTTGAACTTTGGCTATTTACCAAGAGAATGTTGGGTCTAGGCAGCTTAGAGTTTTCAGGTGCGGCGTTACAAAAGTGA
- a CDS encoding SUMO-conjugating enzyme ubc9: MALCQNRLQEERKQWRRDHPFGFYAKPQRTKEGVLDVKNWECGIPGKENTIWSGGLFKLTIAFPDEYPTKPPKCKFVPPLFHPNVYPSGTVCLSILNEEEAWKPAITVKQILLGIQDLLNDPNPESPAQAEAYNLFKRDRAEYEKRVRRTVRENPTP; encoded by the exons ATGGCGCTTTGCCAGAACCGATTACAAGAGGAGAG GAAGCAGTGGCGACGAGACCATCCTTTCGGGTTCTATGCCAAGCCACAGCGTACCAAAGAGGGTGTACTCGATGTCAAAAATTGGGAATGCGGAATCCCTGGCAAAGAGAACACAATTTGGTCTGGTGGACTCTTCAAGCTAACCATTGCTTTTCCTGATG AGTACCCTACAAAGCCCCCCAAGT GCAAATTTGTTCCCCCGCTGTTCCACCCCAATGTGTACCCTTCAGGAACTGTCTGCCTGTCCATCCTCAACGAAGAGGAGGCCTGGAAGCCTGCGATCACCGTCAAACAAATCCTTCTTGGTATCCAGGACCTTCTCAACGATCCTAACCCCGAGTCACCTGCCCAAGCGGAGGCATACAACCTCTTCAAGAGAGATCGTGCCGAGTACGAGAAGCGAGTTCGCCGTACGGTTCGCGAGAACCCCACACCTTGA
- a CDS encoding asparagine synthetase yields MCGIFACHRHPDVEKFKPTALKLAKQIRHRGPDWSGSVIANHTILCHERLSIVGVESGAQPLTNADDSIILAVNGEIYNHRHIRKNLKEQYHFKTTSDCEVIIPLYTEFDTDCPNHLDGMFSFVLYDKKQDRTIAARDPIGITTFYQGWSSKEPGTVYFASELKCLHSVCDKIVAFPPGHVYDSKTGETTRYFKPSWWDPKKVPSNPVDYKVLRHALEKAVRKRLMAEVPFGVLLSGGLDSSLTASIAQREVTRLRKQALEANGNVLPVENPDTGEGLVGVDDDDHLDTLTYLPQLNSFSIGLPGSPDNKAALEVAKFLGTKHHVMTFTIEDGLNALSDVIFHLETYDVTTIRASTPMYLLSRKIKAMGIKMVLSGEGSDEIFGGYLYFHAAPDKEAFHEETVRRVKNLHLADCLRANKSTSAWGLEARVPFLDKEFLETSMNIDPQEKMITKDRLEKYIIRKAFDTSDEPDEQPYLPDNILWRQKEQFSDGVGYGWIDALKDNAEKQVTDEMMKNPKPEWGNDIPDTKEAYVETGFVQLNKTNNE; encoded by the exons ATGTGTGGCATCTTCGCCTGTCATCG TCATCCTGACGTGGAAAAATTCAAGCCCACGGCCCTGAAGCTCGCAAAGCA AATCCGTCACCGTGGCCCCGACTGGA GTGGAAGCGTGATTGCCAACCACACCA TTCTCTGCCATGAGCGTCTCAGCATTGTCGGTGTTG AGTCCGGAGCCCAGCCCCTGACCAACGCCGACGACAGCATCATCCTCGCTGTCAACGGTGAGATCTACAACCATCGTCACATTCGAAAGAACCTCAAGGAGCAATACCACTTCAAGACCACATCTGATTGCGAAGTTATCATTCCCCTG TACACCGAGTTTGATACCGATTGCCCCAACCACCTCGATGGCATGTTCTCTTTTGTCCTCTACGACAAGAAGCAAGATCGCACAATTGCGGCCCGCGACCCTATTGGTATCACCACCTTCTACCAAGGCTGGTCCTCCAAGGAACCCGGAACCGTTTACTTCGCCTCCGAGCTGAAGTGCTTGCATAGCGTTTGTGATAAGATCGTTGCTTTCCCCCCCGGTCACGTTTACGACTCCAAGACTGGCGAGACGACTCGCTACTTCAAGCCTTCTTGGTGGGACCCTAAGAAGGTTCCCAGCAACCCCGTTGATTACAAGGTTCTCCGACATGCTCTTGAGAAAGCTGTCCGAAAGCGACTCATGGCTGAAGTCCCCTTCGGAGTTCTCCTTTCTGGTGGCCTTGACTCGAGTCTGACAGCATCCATCGCTCAGCGTGAGGTGACCAGACTTCGAAAACAGGCTCTTGAGGCTAACGGCAACGTTCTCCCTGTTGAAAACCCTGACACTGGTGAGGGTCTCGTCggcgttgacgatgatgatcacCTCGATACTCTGACATACCTCCCTCAGCTCAACTCCTTCTCCATCGGACTGCCTGGTTCTCCGGACAACAAGGCCGCACTTGAGGTCGCCAAGTTCCTTGGTACCAAGCACCACGTCATGACCTTCACCATCGAGGATGGTCTCAACGCTCTTTCAGATGTTATCTTTCACCTTGAGACCTACGATGTCACTACTATCCGAGCCTCCACCCCCATGTATCTCTTGTCACGAAAGATCAAGGCCATGGGTATCAAGATGGTTCTGAGTGGAGAGGGAAGTGACGAGATCTTCGGTGGCTACCTGTATTTCCACGCTGCCCCTGATAAGGAGGCTTTCCACGAGGAGACAGTTCGCCGTGTCAAGAACCTGCACTTGGCTGATTGCCTGCGAGCTAACAAGTCCACCTCTGCTTGGGGCCTTGAAGCTCGTGTTCCCTTCCTCGATAAGGAG TTCCTTGAAACATCGATGAACATCGATCCTCAAGAGAAGATGATCACCAAGGACAGGCTTGAGAAGTACATCATTCGCAAGGCTTTCGACACCTCGGACGAGCCTGACGAACAGCCCTATCTCCCCGATAACATCCTCTGGCGACAGAAGGAACAGTTCTCCGATGGTGTCGGCTACGGTTGGATCGACGCACTCAAGGACAACGCCGAGAAGCAGGTGACAGacgagatgatgaagaaccCCAAGCCTGAGTGGGGTAACGATATTCCAGATACCAAGGAGGCGTACGTTGAGACCGGTTTCGTGCAGTTGAATAAGACTAACAATGAATAG